A single window of Eucalyptus grandis isolate ANBG69807.140 chromosome 1, ASM1654582v1, whole genome shotgun sequence DNA harbors:
- the LOC104433467 gene encoding LOW QUALITY PROTEIN: probable leucine-rich repeat receptor-like protein kinase At5g49770 (The sequence of the model RefSeq protein was modified relative to this genomic sequence to represent the inferred CDS: inserted 3 bases in 2 codons; substituted 1 base at 1 genomic stop codon) encodes MVVNGKMQSFPFGKGTTGGGDMASKNLRLLSFLVLFCSRIHLICSTTNPNDLTALLALKAQWQDTPPNWGKSNDPCGLPWDGLTCNSNSRVTGLXGLSSMNIKGPLPADIGGLTELTSLDLSLNKGLXGPIPSQLGSLRKLNILILAGCSFTGSIPDELGNLMELTFLALNSNNFSSNIPASLGKLSKLYWLDVSENQLYGSLPVSTNTTPGLDLLFNCNHFHFSKNQLSGTIPAKLFSSNMSLIHTLFDDNKFNGSIPSTLGLVQTLEALRLDRNSFSGNVPSTLNNITKLSELNLAYNELDGPLPNLTGMNLLSYIDLSNNSFVALAAPDWFSTLSSLTTLIIQYGPLQGTIPQNLFSLPQLEQVDMRNNAFNGTLYMGTSISPNLELVNLEDNKIESLTTSPYQNRLMLNGTPACTIAPILSTSAYCNDQQQQRPYSTLVDCPGASCPSDQKLNPGSCKCAVPYEGIITFKAPSFSDLSNDTLFKSLEVGLWQTLNLTNGSVSLQNILHNQSSGYLIVPVSFFPSNGTEFRRSGIVRIGFAMTNHTFPSPPXFGTYLFSAQPYPFPAHGIRISIGVIAGIAIGCSVLALGLVWSAIYAIKQKKRAQRAMELSKPFASWIPRESDGGGAPQLKGARWFYFDEIKKCTNSFCESNQIGSGGYGRVYKGMLPDGQVLAIKRAQQGSMQGTHEFKTEIELLSRVHHKNLVGLFGFCYEQGEQMLVYEYMPNGTLRESLSGKTSIHLDWKRRLQIALGSAKGLAYLHELANPPIIHRDVKSTNILLDENLVAKVADFGLSKMVADSEKGHVSTQVKGTLV; translated from the exons ATGGTAGTGAATGGGAAGATGCAGAGTTTTCCCTTTGGAAAAGGAACGACAGGTGGCGGAGACATGGCGAGCAAGAACCTCCGATTGCTCTCGTTTCTGGTTCTCTTCTGTTCTCGGATTCATCTGATTTGCTCTACTACAAACCCAAATGACC TCACTGCTCTTTTAGCCCTGAAAGCCCAGTGGCAGGACACACCGCCCAACTGGGGCAAGTCCAATGATCCTTGTGGACTGCCTTGGGATGGACTCACCTGCAACAGTAATTCAAGAGTGACCGGATTGTGA GGGTTATCTAGCATGAATATCAAAGGGCCGCTGCCAGCCGACATCGGGGGGCTCACAGAACTCACTTCTTT GGATCTTTCCTTAAACAAGGGTC ACGGACCGATCCCTTCGCAGTTGGGAAGTCTACGGAAGTTGAATATCTT AATCTTGGCTGGATGCAGCTTCACCGGTAGTATTCCTGATGAACTGGGCAACCTCATGGAGCTGACTTTCCT GGCACTAAATTCCAACAATTTTAGCAGTAATATACCTGCTTCTTTGGGTAAACTCTCCAAACTCTACTGGTTGGATGTGTCGGAAAATCAGTTATATGGATCACTACCAGTTTCGACAAACACCACCCCAGGGTTGGACCTTTTGTTCAATTGCAATCACTT CCACTTCAGCAAGAACCAACTGTCCGGCACCATACCAGCTAAACTGTTCAGTTCAAACATGTCTCTGATACACAC ATTATTTGATGATAACAAATTTAATGGTTCTATACCGTCCACATTAGGCCTTGTTCAGACGCTTGAGGCTCT CCGACTCGATAGGAACTCCTTTTCTGGGAACGTCCCTTCAACTCTCAACAACATTACAAAACTCAGTGAACT GAATTTAGCATATAATGAATTGGACGGTCCTTTGCCAAATTTAACGGGTATGAATTTACTCAGTTACAT TGACCTCAGCAACAACTCTTTTGTGGCTTTGGCGGCTCCAGATTGGTTCTCAACTTTATCATCTCTCACCACTCT AATCATACAATATGGACCGCTTCAAGGGACCATACCACAAAACCTCTTCAGCCTTCCCCAGCTAGAGCAAGT TGATATGagaaataatgctttcaatGGAACGCTGTACATGGGTACCAGCATCAGTCCCAATTTGGAGCTCGTTAATTTGGAAGATAACAAGATTGAATCGCTGACGACCAGTCCCTACCAGAACAGATTAAT GCTAAACGGCACTCCAGCATGTACGATTGCGCCTATTCTCTCAACTTCGGCGTACTGCAATGATCAGCAGCAGCAACGACCTTATTCTACCTTAGTCGACTGCCCAGGTGCATCGTGTCCCTCAGATCAGAAGCTTAACCCTGGAAGTTGCAAATGTGCAGTTCCGTACGAAGGAATAATAACATTTAAAGCTCCATCATTCAGCGATTTGTCCAATGACACTCTGTTTAAATCGTTGGAAGTAGGCCTGTGGCAGACATTGAACCTAACTAATGGTTCAGTTTCTCTTCAGAATATCTTACATAATCAAAGCAGTGGATATCTTATAGTACCTGTGTCTTTCTTTCCATCTAATGGGACAGAATTCAGAAGGTCGGGCATTGTGAGAATCGGATTCGCTATGACTAACCATACCTTTCCATCGCCCCC TTTCGGTACCTATCTCTTCAGCGCACAACCTTATCCATTCCCAG CTCACGGAATAAGAATCAGTATCGGCGTCATAGCAGGGATTGCCATTGGCTGCTCAGTCCTGGCTCTTGGACTTGTGTGGTCAGCAATATACGCTATTAAACAGAAGAAAAGAGCACAAAGAGCAATGGAATTGAGCAAACCATTTG CATCCTGGATACCGAGGGAAAGTGATGGCGGAGGAGCACCGCAGTTGAAGGGGGCAAGGTGGTTCTATTTTGACGAAATCAAGAAGTGCACCAATAGCTTTTGTGAAAGTAATCAAATAGGCTCTGGGGGCTATGGAAGG GTCTACAAAGGAATGCTTCCTGATGGCCAAGTGTTGGCAATCAAGAGAGCTCAGCAGGGGTCGATGCAGGGCACGCATGAGTTTAAGACGGAAATCGAGCTACTTTCTCGAGTCCATCACAAGAATCTCGTTGGCCTCTTTGGCTTCTGTTATGAACAAGGAGAGCAGATGTTGGTCTATGAATATATGCCTAACGGGACACTTAGGGAGAGCTTGTCGG GGAAAACTAGCATACATCTTGATTGGAAGAGAAGGCTGCAGATTGCTCTCGGCTCTGCGAAAGGACTGGCATATCTGCATGAACTCGCGAATCCCCCGATTATTCACAGAGATGTCAAGTCCACGAATATTTTGCTGGATGAAAACTTGGTGGCTAAAGTTGCAGACTTCGGCTTGTCTAAAATGGTGGCGGACAGCGAGAAAGGACATGTGTCAACCCAAGTCAAGGGCACACTGGTATAG